One window from the genome of Cyclobacterium amurskyense encodes:
- a CDS encoding RagB/SusD family nutrient uptake outer membrane protein: MKNIKYLGLALTISFLNFSCDEEFLNAPPQGEVSESAVWTDPGLAEAFVTDLYRGLGQGGFSEQALASLTDEAIFTHPGRNITTVTEARSNPQEPGWMDYTRNWPDLYSNLRATNIAIDNLTSPSFSNDGGIADRLLGEAHFMRAYFHHQLLRNFGGIPIANKTFTLEEETYELPRNSYEEVVDFIVADLDKAATLLAGKDLTRGRANEIAALALKSRVLIYAASDLHDMAAASSKSSVISAYQNKELIGYTSGSQTERYQQAAAAAKAVLDKTSGNMLDLSAPLPREEAIQTYMNNSLSRNGGENEMIFGRYFLAQKPETGGRHGLHNGPNGYNNWAGNTPVQLLIDDYQMMDGSDFDWADDEHASAPYEGREPRFYATFLYEGAPWKPRSSANQARDPLGQIQTGTYEVVNSEGQKVTHFGLDTRNSPIEDWNGSYTGYYIRKFIEPDPNFVDQNTWQEIPWPNIRFTEVVFNYAEANIALGNDEEARMWLNKIRFRAGLPALTASGEELMEALIDEKRKEMVNEEQRYYDARRWMIAPETLGRQPNGINIVGTLKSGKNVEIYSYNTENYDYSYEVIDIDPGKENRLWLDKMYFMPINFDEMQRNRELIQNPGYED; encoded by the coding sequence ATGAAAAATATAAAATATCTAGGGTTGGCATTAACGATCTCTTTTCTCAATTTTTCTTGCGATGAAGAGTTTTTAAATGCACCGCCCCAAGGAGAAGTTTCTGAATCTGCCGTATGGACAGATCCAGGGCTTGCAGAAGCGTTTGTGACTGACCTTTACCGAGGTTTAGGTCAGGGCGGATTTAGCGAGCAAGCATTGGCCTCATTAACCGATGAAGCCATTTTCACCCATCCAGGTAGAAATATCACCACAGTAACTGAAGCAAGATCTAATCCACAAGAACCAGGTTGGATGGATTACACGAGGAACTGGCCCGACTTATACAGTAATTTAAGAGCGACCAACATCGCCATCGACAACCTTACCAGCCCTTCTTTTTCTAATGATGGAGGTATAGCAGATCGATTACTAGGTGAAGCTCACTTTATGAGGGCCTACTTTCACCACCAATTATTAAGGAACTTTGGAGGTATACCGATTGCCAACAAAACCTTTACATTGGAGGAGGAAACTTACGAACTTCCGAGAAACAGCTATGAAGAGGTGGTAGATTTTATCGTCGCTGACCTAGACAAAGCGGCTACTTTATTGGCAGGAAAAGACCTCACCAGAGGTAGGGCCAATGAAATTGCAGCGCTTGCCTTGAAATCAAGGGTATTGATTTATGCAGCATCTGACTTGCATGACATGGCAGCAGCTTCTTCAAAATCCTCAGTTATTTCAGCTTACCAGAATAAGGAACTGATTGGCTACACAAGTGGTAGCCAGACAGAGAGATACCAACAGGCAGCAGCAGCGGCCAAAGCGGTACTTGACAAAACTAGTGGAAACATGCTTGATTTGTCAGCGCCTTTGCCTCGGGAAGAAGCCATACAGACCTATATGAACAATTCACTTTCAAGGAATGGTGGAGAGAATGAAATGATCTTCGGAAGGTATTTCTTGGCTCAAAAGCCAGAAACTGGTGGACGTCATGGTCTCCACAATGGCCCTAATGGATACAATAACTGGGCAGGAAACACGCCTGTACAGCTACTAATCGATGACTATCAAATGATGGATGGTTCTGACTTTGACTGGGCTGATGATGAGCATGCAAGTGCGCCTTATGAAGGCCGTGAACCTAGATTCTACGCTACCTTCCTTTACGAAGGAGCTCCTTGGAAGCCACGTTCTTCTGCCAATCAGGCAAGGGATCCACTGGGACAAATCCAAACAGGAACCTACGAGGTAGTTAATAGCGAAGGTCAAAAAGTTACTCACTTTGGCCTTGACACCAGAAACAGTCCCATTGAAGATTGGAATGGTAGTTATACAGGCTATTATATCCGTAAATTTATTGAGCCAGATCCAAATTTCGTAGACCAGAATACCTGGCAAGAAATTCCTTGGCCAAACATTAGATTTACCGAGGTTGTATTTAACTATGCGGAAGCCAACATTGCCCTTGGCAATGACGAAGAAGCGAGAATGTGGTTAAATAAAATCAGATTTAGAGCAGGCCTACCGGCTCTGACCGCTTCAGGTGAAGAATTAATGGAAGCTCTTATCGATGAAAAACGAAAAGAGATGGTCAATGAAGAACAGCGTTACTATGATGCAAGACGCTGGATGATTGCACCAGAAACCCTGGGAAGACAACCTAATGGAATCAATATAGTTGGCACACTAAAATCCGGGAAAAATGTTGAAATTTACAGTTACAATACTGAAAATTACGATTATTCCTATGAGGTGATCGACATAGATCCAGGTAAGGAAAACCGACTCTGGTTGGATAAAATGTATTTTATGCCAATTAACTTTGATGAAATGCAGCGGAACAGAGAACTTATCCAAAACCCAGGATACGAAGATTAA
- a CDS encoding SusC/RagA family TonB-linked outer membrane protein — protein sequence MQNYLPKTKLFLLGLALLLASSLTLHAQSREVTGTVISGEDDLPLPGVSVLVKGTVRGAVTDIDGKYSISLQESDQTIVYSFVGFESQEVTVNNQSTIDITLQPDMQSLSEVIVVGYGEQKKETITGSVATVKGADLVKSPAMNLSNSIAGRMSGVIAVNRSGEPGYDGAGIRIRGSNTLGNNDALIVIDGIPARAGGIDRLNPNDIETISVLKDASAAIYGARAANGVILVTTKRGKEGKPELTYQFNQGFAQPTTIPKLSDAAQYGEMLNDLNVYELPTNEWRAATDAYRSTGTYLTQGGQERTAPFSPEALALHRAGTDPWNYPNTDWYGETLKTWSPQTRHNLQLNGGSEGLRYMASLGYQNQDAYYKNSATGFKQYDMRINLDAKINEYIDLQIGVLARQEYRFFPTRGAGAIFRMQMRGKPHEPAYWPDGRPGPDIENGENPVVITTNATGYDRDTRNYFQTNGALNIKIPGIEGLKFQGTAAVDNLSRLQKRWETPWTLYQRGNGFEADGVTPILVPSQRGPAEPRLRQTNINQLNILLGGLLTYEKKIGDHGFNALAGVNKETVEGNDFFAYRRYFISPAIDQMFAGGDSEKDNGGGAFTRGRLNYFGRVAYNYQEKYLFEFLWRYDGSYIFPEASRFGFFPGVMAGWVVSEESFWKNNISAMDFFKVRGSWGQMGNDQIYYDGSLQEYQFLATYGFRSQILENTEAKTLYETRVPNNAITWEVANNSNIGIEGQMYQGKVFFEFDYFYNKRTNILWRKNASVPQSSGLASLLPAENIGEVENKGFDLNIGYRGQKGDLSYSISANGGYAKNKILFWDEPPGAPAWQLSTGKPMNTPNPVYLYDGVFPNQAAIDAETLDYSDITNNLRPGDMKFVDYDGDGSITPLDRVRLDKNNIPRFQGGVNINASYKNFDLAILFQGAAGAIAQVSLGESGNIGNYLLEFYENRWTIDNESTEYPRIANRSDQYYSNGNDFWYRSSDYIRLKNFEIGYTVPQQFGERFGISNLRFYANGLNLVTWDKLKVYDPESDNATGQYYPQARVINAGLSVTF from the coding sequence ATGCAAAACTATTTACCCAAAACAAAATTGTTTTTGCTAGGTCTGGCCTTGCTTTTAGCAAGCAGCCTAACATTGCATGCCCAATCCAGGGAAGTGACAGGGACAGTCATTTCAGGAGAGGATGACCTCCCTTTACCGGGTGTGTCAGTATTGGTAAAAGGTACCGTAAGAGGTGCTGTTACTGATATTGATGGCAAATATTCTATCTCACTTCAAGAAAGCGATCAAACAATCGTTTATTCTTTCGTTGGTTTTGAAAGTCAAGAAGTGACGGTAAATAACCAAAGTACGATTGACATCACCCTACAACCAGACATGCAGTCATTGAGTGAAGTAATTGTAGTTGGGTATGGCGAACAGAAAAAAGAAACCATAACAGGCTCCGTAGCCACTGTTAAGGGTGCTGATCTGGTAAAATCACCCGCCATGAATCTTTCTAACTCAATCGCAGGTAGAATGTCTGGGGTAATTGCTGTCAATAGAAGTGGTGAACCAGGCTATGACGGTGCTGGAATTAGAATTCGTGGATCCAACACCCTTGGAAACAACGACGCACTGATTGTGATTGATGGTATTCCCGCTAGAGCTGGTGGTATTGACCGATTAAACCCTAATGACATTGAGACCATCTCCGTTTTGAAGGATGCCTCGGCAGCCATTTACGGTGCAAGGGCAGCGAATGGTGTTATTCTGGTTACAACCAAAAGAGGTAAAGAAGGCAAACCAGAACTTACTTACCAGTTCAATCAGGGTTTTGCTCAACCTACCACTATACCTAAATTGTCTGATGCCGCACAATACGGCGAAATGTTAAATGACCTGAATGTTTATGAATTACCTACCAACGAATGGCGAGCTGCTACAGACGCCTATCGGTCTACTGGCACTTATTTAACACAGGGTGGACAGGAAAGAACTGCCCCATTTAGTCCAGAAGCATTGGCTTTGCATAGGGCAGGTACTGACCCATGGAACTACCCCAATACTGACTGGTATGGTGAAACTTTAAAAACATGGTCTCCTCAAACAAGGCACAACCTTCAACTGAATGGTGGTTCCGAAGGTTTGAGATACATGGCTTCATTGGGTTACCAAAATCAGGATGCCTATTATAAAAACTCCGCGACAGGGTTTAAGCAATATGACATGCGAATCAACCTTGATGCAAAGATCAATGAATACATCGATCTGCAAATAGGAGTATTGGCACGTCAAGAATACCGTTTCTTCCCTACAAGAGGAGCAGGAGCTATTTTCAGAATGCAAATGAGGGGAAAACCACATGAGCCAGCTTACTGGCCTGACGGCAGACCTGGTCCAGATATTGAAAACGGTGAAAACCCAGTAGTGATCACTACCAATGCCACTGGTTATGACAGAGATACCAGAAACTATTTCCAAACCAACGGTGCATTGAACATTAAAATACCTGGAATAGAAGGGTTGAAATTTCAAGGAACTGCAGCAGTTGACAACCTTAGCAGATTACAGAAAAGATGGGAAACCCCTTGGACGCTGTACCAAAGAGGCAATGGTTTTGAGGCAGATGGAGTAACTCCTATCTTGGTTCCAAGTCAAAGGGGACCTGCTGAGCCTAGATTAAGACAAACCAACATTAATCAGCTAAACATACTATTAGGTGGTTTGCTTACTTACGAAAAGAAAATTGGAGACCATGGCTTCAATGCATTGGCCGGTGTCAACAAAGAAACCGTAGAAGGCAATGACTTCTTTGCCTACAGAAGGTACTTTATTTCACCTGCCATTGATCAGATGTTTGCCGGTGGAGACTCTGAAAAAGACAACGGAGGTGGTGCTTTCACCAGAGGTCGTTTAAATTACTTCGGTAGGGTAGCCTATAACTACCAAGAAAAATACCTTTTTGAATTTCTTTGGAGATATGACGGCTCTTACATTTTCCCTGAAGCCTCTAGATTCGGTTTCTTTCCAGGCGTAATGGCTGGTTGGGTAGTATCTGAAGAAAGCTTTTGGAAAAACAATATTTCAGCCATGGATTTCTTTAAAGTCAGAGGTTCTTGGGGACAAATGGGTAATGACCAAATCTATTACGATGGATCCTTACAGGAATACCAATTCCTAGCCACTTATGGTTTCAGAAGTCAGATATTAGAAAATACAGAAGCCAAAACCTTGTACGAAACAAGGGTTCCAAACAATGCCATTACTTGGGAGGTAGCAAACAATTCTAATATTGGTATAGAAGGCCAAATGTATCAAGGCAAAGTTTTCTTTGAATTCGATTATTTCTATAACAAGCGTACCAATATCCTTTGGAGAAAGAACGCTTCAGTACCTCAGTCAAGTGGATTAGCTTCTTTATTGCCTGCTGAGAATATCGGAGAAGTAGAAAACAAAGGTTTTGATCTAAACATTGGTTACAGAGGACAAAAAGGAGACCTCTCCTATAGCATCAGTGCCAATGGTGGTTATGCCAAAAACAAGATCCTATTCTGGGATGAGCCTCCAGGAGCACCGGCATGGCAGCTTTCTACCGGAAAGCCAATGAACACTCCAAACCCAGTTTACTTGTATGATGGAGTATTCCCTAACCAAGCCGCTATAGATGCAGAAACTTTAGATTATTCTGATATTACCAACAACCTTCGTCCAGGCGATATGAAGTTTGTAGATTATGATGGTGATGGTTCTATCACTCCTCTAGACAGGGTAAGACTTGATAAAAACAATATCCCAAGGTTTCAGGGCGGTGTCAATATTAACGCCTCTTACAAAAACTTTGACTTAGCAATTTTGTTTCAAGGAGCAGCCGGGGCAATTGCACAGGTAAGCCTTGGAGAATCAGGAAACATTGGTAATTATCTGTTAGAATTTTATGAAAACAGGTGGACCATAGACAATGAGAGTACTGAATATCCTAGAATTGCCAACAGAAGTGACCAGTATTATTCCAATGGAAATGATTTTTGGTACAGAAGCTCAGACTATATTCGATTGAAGAACTTCGAAATAGGCTATACTGTTCCTCAGCAATTTGGAGAAAGGTTTGGCATCAGCAATTTAAGGTTCTATGCCAATGGACTAAATCTCGTTACTTGGGATAAATTAAAAGTCTATGATCCTGAATCTGACAACGCTACAGGACAATATTACCCTCAAGCAAGAGTAATCAACGCAGGTCTGTCTGTAACATTCTAA
- the frr gene encoding ribosome recycling factor — MEEIQLYLEEAKSLMDKSVKHTVAELVKIRAGKAMPNFLDGIMVSYYGNPTPLQQVASITTPDARTLAIKPWEQKLIPEIEKAIINSDLGLNPQNNGEMVLLTVPPLTEERRKTLVKQVKNECENGKISIRTIRKDTNVGLKKLQKEGASEDEVKRAEDTVQKMTDQHSTKIDELFSKKEEEIMKI; from the coding sequence ATGGAAGAGATCCAGCTATACTTAGAAGAGGCAAAATCACTAATGGATAAATCGGTAAAACATACTGTGGCCGAATTGGTGAAAATCAGAGCCGGAAAAGCAATGCCTAATTTTTTGGACGGAATTATGGTATCCTATTATGGCAATCCTACTCCGCTTCAACAAGTAGCTTCAATAACCACTCCTGATGCCAGAACCCTGGCCATCAAACCATGGGAGCAAAAGTTGATTCCTGAAATAGAAAAAGCCATCATCAATTCAGACTTAGGCCTAAATCCTCAAAACAATGGAGAAATGGTTTTATTGACCGTGCCACCACTTACTGAGGAACGAAGAAAAACACTGGTAAAACAGGTTAAGAATGAATGCGAAAATGGTAAAATAAGCATCAGAACCATTAGAAAAGACACCAATGTAGGTTTGAAAAAGCTTCAGAAAGAAGGCGCATCAGAAGATGAGGTCAAGAGAGCTGAAGACACTGTTCAAAAAATGACGGACCAACATTCCACTAAAATAGATGAGCTTTTTAGTAAAAAGGAAGAAGAGATCATGAAAATCTAA